The Gorilla gorilla gorilla isolate KB3781 chromosome 17, NHGRI_mGorGor1-v2.1_pri, whole genome shotgun sequence genome contains a region encoding:
- the PRELID3A gene encoding PRELI domain containing protein 3A isoform X3 produces MRKYPNPMNPSVLGVDVLQRRVDGRGRLHSLRLLSTEWGLPSLVRAILGTSRTLTYIREHSVVDPVEKKMELCSTNITLTNLVSVNERLVYTPHPENPEMTVLTQEAIITVKGISLGSYLESLMANTISSNAKKGWAAIEWIIEHSESAVS; encoded by the exons ATGCGCAAGTACCCGAACCCGATGAATCCGAGCGTGCTGGGCGTGGATGTGCTACAGCGCCGCGTGGACGGCCGCGGCCGCCTGCACAGCTTGCGCCTGCTCAGCACCGAGTGGGGGCTGCCCAGCCTCGTGAGAGCG attttggGAACCAGTAGGACATTGACATACATCCGAGAACATTCTGTGGTGgatccagtggaaaagaaaatggaacttTGTTCTACCAAT atcaCACTCACAAATTTGGTGTCAGTTAATGAGAGGTTGGTGTACACACCTCAtccagagaacccagaaat GACCGTGCTCACACAAGAAGCCATCATCACTGTGAAGGGGATTAGCCTCGGTAGTTATTTGGAAAGTTTAATGGCCAATACGATATCATCCAATGCAAAGAAG GGGTGGGCTGCTATCGAGTGGATAATTGAACACTCTGAAAGCGCTGTGAGCTAA
- the PRELID3A gene encoding PRELI domain containing protein 3A isoform X1 — MAPLHSCLLGDRVRPCLRQTKTKGLPGAEACSHPWDTVIQAAMRKYPNPMNPSVLGVDVLQRRVDGRGRLHSLRLLSTEWGLPSLVRAILGTSRTLTYIREHSVVDPVEKKMELCSTNITLTNLVSVNERLVYTPHPENPEMTVLTQEAIITVKGISLGSYLESLMANTISSNAKKGWAAIEWIIEHSESAVS, encoded by the exons atggcaccactgcattcctgcctgctgggcgacagagtgagaccctgtctcagacaaacaaaaaccaaggGGCTGCCAGGTGCCGAGGCGTGCAG CCACCCGTGGGACACGGTCATCCAGGCGGCCATGCGCAAGTACCCGAACCCGATGAATCCGAGCGTGCTGGGCGTGGATGTGCTACAGCGCCGCGTGGACGGCCGCGGCCGCCTGCACAGCTTGCGCCTGCTCAGCACCGAGTGGGGGCTGCCCAGCCTCGTGAGAGCG attttggGAACCAGTAGGACATTGACATACATCCGAGAACATTCTGTGGTGgatccagtggaaaagaaaatggaacttTGTTCTACCAAT atcaCACTCACAAATTTGGTGTCAGTTAATGAGAGGTTGGTGTACACACCTCAtccagagaacccagaaat GACCGTGCTCACACAAGAAGCCATCATCACTGTGAAGGGGATTAGCCTCGGTAGTTATTTGGAAAGTTTAATGGCCAATACGATATCATCCAATGCAAAGAAG GGGTGGGCTGCTATCGAGTGGATAATTGAACACTCTGAAAGCGCTGTGAGCTAA
- the PRELID3A gene encoding PRELI domain containing protein 3A isoform X2, translating to MKVWSSEHVFGHPWDTVIQAAMRKYPNPMNPSVLGVDVLQRRVDGRGRLHSLRLLSTEWGLPSLVRAILGTSRTLTYIREHSVVDPVEKKMELCSTNITLTNLVSVNERLVYTPHPENPEMTVLTQEAIITVKGISLGSYLESLMANTISSNAKKGWAAIEWIIEHSESAVS from the exons ATGAAGGTCTGGAGCTCGGAGCACGTGTTTGG CCACCCGTGGGACACGGTCATCCAGGCGGCCATGCGCAAGTACCCGAACCCGATGAATCCGAGCGTGCTGGGCGTGGATGTGCTACAGCGCCGCGTGGACGGCCGCGGCCGCCTGCACAGCTTGCGCCTGCTCAGCACCGAGTGGGGGCTGCCCAGCCTCGTGAGAGCG attttggGAACCAGTAGGACATTGACATACATCCGAGAACATTCTGTGGTGgatccagtggaaaagaaaatggaacttTGTTCTACCAAT atcaCACTCACAAATTTGGTGTCAGTTAATGAGAGGTTGGTGTACACACCTCAtccagagaacccagaaat GACCGTGCTCACACAAGAAGCCATCATCACTGTGAAGGGGATTAGCCTCGGTAGTTATTTGGAAAGTTTAATGGCCAATACGATATCATCCAATGCAAAGAAG GGGTGGGCTGCTATCGAGTGGATAATTGAACACTCTGAAAGCGCTGTGAGCTAA